The genomic interval gctgagccacaatcctagccctctaaaaggaatttttaaaaaatgttttatgcaggggaggggctggggttgtggctcagcggtagagcgctagcctagcctagcacgggcaggacccgggttggatcctcagcaccacatacaaataaataaaataagtgtattttgtccaactacaactaaaaaaaaaattttttttaaatgaaggtagattaaaaaaaaagttttatgcgTGTATGTTTGACTCTCTGCgtgtttttttatgtttcttctgCAACTCTAGGTCAGGACTTGTAGGGGGGCAAACACTGGTGTCAGCCTTGGGAAGGGGTTTCCCTGCAGCTCAGTTTAGTGGCTAGAGATTGTCATCCCAGCAACCACTGTTTGTTTTCCAGCATCAGGTGCCAGGTTAAGGGCTCTTGATCCTTACCTGTGCCCATCCCTGTCGGAtgaatgaggaaactaagactcGGGATTGAGcaaatggctcagtggtagctttGGGTTTTGGTTCCAAGCTGACATTGACCGTCCAGGCTCTGTGTCACTGCTTCATACCGAATCCTTAGGACCATGCTGTGGTgccaggctaaccttgaactcctaggctcaagggATCCTAACTAAGAATAAAGGCATGTGCTACTGCCACCAATAGTACTCTTACCATCCTCATTTTCTAAGTCAGGAAACAAGCTCAcaaaggttaagtaatttgtaGATGTCACACTAGTAGGAAATGGTAGAACCAGACTGTGACCCCAGGCAGTGGGATTCCCagatttagggtttttttttggtaccggagattgaattcaggagtgcttaacctctgagttacatccccagccctttttattttttattttggaccagggtcttgcagagttgctgagtgccttgctaaattgctgaggctggctttgaacttttgatcctcctgcctcagcctccccagttgcagGGATGACAGACGTGCACCATCCCATCCGGCCCCAGCTATAGTTCTTTAACCACTGCATTTAGTTATTCAACATCTGAAAGAATGTCACACAATTTTTGGTTTTACCCTTTAAGTGACCCCAGGGAAGAACCCCCAGGACAGGGCCCCTCCGAGTCCCTGACAGTGTTCGGTGGAGAGTGGTGGCCTGGGGGGCTGAGAGGGTGAGCAGAGAGAAGggcaggagcaggaggtgggGTTTGGATCGCTTTGCTTCGTGCCCTGGAAATGCAAACACAGCTCTAGTTCCAGGGCTGGCTGGGATGGCTGGCGGAGAgcctggggaagggaagggaagccCCATCTCAGGGCGCAGCACAGGACCCTAGGGCAGTGGCTTCCCCCTCTCTGACCTTTAGCTCCTGCTGATAAATTGGCAGCAACTGTGTGACATCAAGgagacattttcttctttgtgagCTCAGAGCTTCCATTTAAAAATTCCTCTGTCACAAGACAGAGGCTGCAGAAGCCCAGTCACACTTGTGCCCACAGCAGGTGACGTGCACTTGCTCCAAGACCTCCCCAGGGCTGTGCAATCCCAGGGATTCCGGCGGCCGCCAGGATGCCCATGTAAGGTGCGCTTGCTGGCCTTATTTATCCCCGCGGCGCTGCCAGCTCTTGGAAGGCCTGCAGGCATGGGATCGCTGTCACGGGGCTGCTCCCAGGCGGGGTGGCACCGGCTGGCCCACGGCTTCCCCTAGGCCTTGGCTCTCCCTCCTTCTTGTCCTTACTCCTGGTGAAATTCAGGACTCGGATTCAGATTAATTGAGCAGTGAGCTCAGAAGTCattcaaatgtgtttttctttcttttcttttttccccaaatgtctctctctctctctctctctctctctctctctctctctctctctctctctctctctctttctttctttctttcaattttgtgtgtggcactggggattggacccagggttcTCTACCATggatctacatccccagctcctccctccctttttaaattttggacaGGGTCTACCTAAACTGTTGAGACTGACCTCCAGAacgtgcgatcctcctgcctcagcctcccgagtcactgggatgagAGGCATGTGCCCTGTGCCCGGACAGACCTGTCTCCTGGGCTTTTGGGAGGAGCACTGAGGTGGAGGGAGGAATGTCGTGACTAAATCACAGGACGATAGAGAGAACTATTATTTCAATCTAGGTAAAGGGCAGAGGTGAAGGGAACTGAGACCTCTTAATACTCCAAAgccctcattttacagaggaaactATAGGCTCCGTGGGCATGTGACCCACTCAAGTCCACAGCAAATTAAGTAGCCATGGCAGGTTAGAATTGATGACCTTGGGTCAGTTGCTGTTTTCTCTCTGGACCTCCAGTTCCTTCATTCGTAAAGTGATATGGTGGGGTTTAATGATGTCCAAGACTTCCTTCcagatcttaaaatataaaactatgacTGAAACCATGAATGAGTGACTCTCTCAGGCCATGGGGACCCTATGGATCCACTGAGCAGGGTcccttggagcctggggtgctcggccactgagttacatccccagagtttttattttgagacacgaaGTTGCCTAGGCTGCCTATGAACttggggatcctcctgcttcaacctcctgagcctcagggattacaggcctgcgcctcTGCACCCAGcacctcctcttcccttcccaagCCTCCGAGAGACGTATTTCCTACTTTCTGCTGCTTAGTGACCCACCATTCCTCCAGCCTTTAGCATCATTTGTCAAGGCCGGCACTTCAGTCTGTTTCCGGTACTAATCTTCCTGCTTCTCCCTCTTGAGTAAGGTCATCATCTCCACtatgcagatgaagaaactgaggctcatagATTGACACGCTTGCATATTTCCTTAGCAAATATGTGGTGAATCCCTCGAGATCCCAAATCTGGCTGGAGGCCAAGCCCCAGATTTGACCCACTGCCTTGCCCCAGTTTCTACCCATGGCCTTGTGCGACTTCCCCTGGGACCCTGAAGCTCTGACTGTGGCCCTCAGCTGTGTGTAAGAGTACTCAAGAGAGTGAGgtcagccaggcacggtggctcacgcctgtaattccagcagctccagaggctgaggcagaaggatcgcgagttcaaagccagcctcagcaatgccgAGGTGATAAgccattcagtgagaccctgtctctaaataaaacacaaaataggactggggatgtggctcagtggcctagtgcccttgagttcaatccccggtaccaaaagcGGGGAGAGAGAGGTCATTGGCTTCACTGTGAAGACCCAATATCTTAGCCCTATTCTGAGGCCACAGCCTAGGCACTTGAATTTGACCTCGTATCTCATCGTGAGTACCCTGGGTTAGGGCTCCGTTTAGGGAGAAGAGCGAAGATCATTTGTCTTTCATGACTACTGGACAAAAATTCAAAGTGATCAGCTGTCGTTTTGTTCCTCTGAGTTTCTTAATAGCCAAAGAGGATAAAAGCCCACTGAGGGTCAGGGTGGATAAACTCCTCTCCATGGATCTGCATGTAGACATTTGCTAGAGTCGCAGACTCAAAACCACCCTcctgagaggaaagaagagagtgaaggaaatagagagagggaaggagaggaggccCTACACCAACACTGGTTTATTCAGGACAAACCAGCTGAGCGGGGCCGGAGACTGACACTGTCTTCTGCGTTCAGCCTGGGTGTAGACACAGGGCCGTGGGAGAGTGGGGGGATTTTTGAGGTTAGGTCGTGGCTACGGGGTTGTCAGGGAAGGGCCCTTTTGGTCCTCACCTCCATTCTTGGAGGTGGTCACTGTGGTATGTTCAGGACTCCAGTCCCAGGTAGCAGTCTCCTTCCTTTGCGTGCTGATGGAGCACTGCCTGGGGTTTAAGGTCAGGCTGAGTCACAGTGACTGGGAGGCGACTCTTGTTCTAAGGTGGAGGACATGTTTCAGAACCGTGTCGCCTGTGTCAAGTTCTCCCTAACAttcctgcctttttctttttctttgataagAAAGGGGTGAAGGGAGAGGGGCTGTCCGTGTCTCTCTAGCTACTTCCTGCTGGGAGGGGGCTTCGTCCGAGGACTCCTGTAGGCCTTGGCGTTGGGCAGCTCTCGTGGAGCTCAGCAGGGGGATGCTCTGCACCCTCTGGTTGGTAGTGGAATCCATGGTCCTCTGTAAAGTGGAGGTGAGGAGCCGAAACACGGAGGGCCCCACACAAGGCCACAGTTACACAGAGAacggggaaggagaagggggctAACCAAGAAAAATAGCCAGGGGAGAAAACCATCCCACTCCATGATCCATTAGGAGGAGCACTGATGGAATTTGGCAGCCTGGTCTCTTGACTTTTCATGCCATCCCTCACCAGGCCAGACTTGTTTGTGTGAAAGCAGCagcgcgcgctctctctctctctctctctctctctctctctctctctctctccagggattgaacccaggatggttaacctgaaccacatctccatccctttttatttttatttcaagacaggatctcactaagttgctgaggctggctttgaacctgcgatccgcccgcctcagcctcccaagccactggaattacaagcgtGTACCACCGTGCCCTAGGCGTCAGGTCTCTTGTAGGAAGGGCACAGATTCCTCCTTTTTCTGCAGTTAATGAACTTAGTCCTCGTCTGTTTTGGAGGACAGTCAACACCATGGGTCTGTTTGGTCCTGAAGCGTGGACAGTTGGGTGGGGATTTCTCGAAGGCTGTAGGCCATTTCCTTGGATGGTCCTGCAGCATGGTGGGCAGAGACTCCTACTACTGCTGCTCCTGGGCGGCTGCTGTGGTTGTGCACTGACCCACCAGGAGGGGAGCCAGAGGGGCAGTTCGTTTTGGTCCAAGTAGGGTGAACATTGGGATGGGCCACTGAGGGTGGGGGGTGAGGAGGGCCAGGGCGCACGTTCCTGTCCAGGGAGTGGTGAACAGATGTAAGTGCTGTTCCCACCCAGGAAGAGGCTCCCTGGTTATGATGGAGGCAGCCAGAGAGGTGCCAGGAGACTGCTGGCTGTAGTTGAGACGACTGTGGCCCCACGTCCGACCCTGGTAAAAGGTAAAGGTGGCAGCTAAGTGCACAGCTCCGAGGGACCAATACTGTGTCCAGAAGTTGGGGCTCTTCAATTAGAATGTGGAGGGTTTGGAGGTTTAAGGACACGTGCCCAGGTAAGGGGAGGCCGGCAGTGATCTGGACTGACGGGATAGGGCTGCTGTTCAGAGAGGCGCACTGTTAGTGGACCTGCACTGGGCACAGCCAGGACAGGTGTTTAGTCACAGGGCGCTCCAAAGGGCACGGGGAAGGGGCGCTCTCCTAAGTGGCCTGTGGGTCCCGCACAGGCAACGCGCTCAgaaatggggctgggggaggaAAGGCTCAGTTCCacaaagagggaggagggggccaCAGGCGCCTTCTCCTGGGCCCCGACACAGAGAGGAGCCCAGGGGACAGGAGGTGGCCTGCCGCGGGGACAGTGATGTGCGAGGCAAGGGGTCGGCAGCCGTGTACCGGAGGGCATGTGTCGATGGCCGGTCACAGACTCTGTCCTAACAGTTTTCTCAGGGGACGGAGAGGAGCCCTCTGGTGCCGCCCTGGTAGGAAGCGGCTGGCTGGCGACATCAGCGGAGCTCGGAGGGTGACCAGACCCAGCAGGTGGGAAGGGCTCTGGGATGGGCACCAAGCAAGGTCCTGGCACTGAGGACAATGACCCGGCAGAAGTTGGGGTGGGAGAGAGACgggcagaaagagaaagatgggCAGTAAAGAGATGCGGGTTCGGGGGAGCGTCCTCATCCTCCAGGTCTTCGGGTTTCGGGGTCCAGTGAGGAAGCGGGGCCTGAGCGAGGAGGGGGCACGGGGTGAACGGTGGGTGACGAGTGGAGCTTTGCCCTTTTCAGCTTGGAGTGGGGCGTCCGGGGGGGGGGATGACCTCAGTGTGGCCTCCGGGGCGTTGTGGAACTCCCCGATGTGGACCTGCACGTCTGGGTTCAGGGGAGTCGGAGCGTCTGCTCCCCCGGCTGTGGTTTAAAGGGCGCTGAGAGTCGGTGGCTCAGGAAGGACTTGCTCTGCTTGTCGTCTGATTAGGCGACCTGTGGGGTGTGAGGCTGGCCAGGTGTCAGGAATGGGAGGGGCAGAAAGGAAAGCCCTGGAGCAGCAAGGGACGGCCACAGCGGAGCTCGAGGGCTCGGGTTGAGGGGTTTGGGGGGACAACTGCTAAATCAAGAAGCGCCAAGGGAGAAGCTTGGTGCAGGAGTTTGGTGGGAGCATCGGCTTGGGATGTGGTTTTAGGGGGCGCCGGGGGGCTCCCCTGTCCTGAGGGTGGGGGTGGCATGGGTGTGGAGCCGCCATGTGATGTGGGGGCTGAGACAGGTTAGTGGCCTTGGAAACGCAGGCTGAGCCACTATCCAGTTGGACAGAGGTGGGCAGCCCGATTCTGGGGTGATGTGATCAAGGACGGAGGCCACGTGGGAGTCTTCTCCGAGGTGGGAGGAAAGGTAGACCCGCCCTGTGAGCATCCAAGGGTTCAGAAACGTCACCATGAGAAGCAGAGGGACTTAGCAAGGAGGTTCCAAAGTTAGGAACCCAGAGGCGGAAATAACTGCCAGtcccagaaaggagagaggatcACGTTGAGTGGGGACTGGCGATCCTGAGGAGCTGTCGAGGGACAGTGGGAGTGGCTGGGACCTGGGGAGCAAGCGTGAGTCCCAAGTGGGCCAGTCGGGTTGGAGCCACGTGGGCCTGCAGGGGGAGGTGCAGTCGCctaatttatttagagaattAAGAGGAGGTTGGTGTGTCCCACAGAGAGGTCACAGGAGGGGCTGCAGAGGAGCAGGTCACCCACATGCTGTGGCAGAGGACCAGGGAGAGGGTGGGCTTAGCCAGGTCGTGAGAGAGGGCTTGGCTGAGCACAGGGCCTGTCCCTGAAGCCCTGAGGAAGGACTGTCCAGGTCAGCTGGGTGGAGAGGCGGGTGTCGGGGTCTGTCCCCATGGAGGCAGACAGATCCTGAGAGGAGGGTCTGACGGGATGGTGACTGGTGACAGGGCATCTCTGAGGCCAAGGActgggactgggttgcagatgagGGAACAGGAGCAGGCGTGAGGGCTGGGACCAGAGGATGTGTTGGGACAGCGGCCAATTAGTGAGGAGAGGTCCTGGACTAGGGGGACAGTACCGCCAGGTTCTCACCAGCCAGGACTGGGGTCTGTCCTGTGGGGCGTTGGCGGCAGAGGGTGTTAGCCCCGAGAAGACAGGAAACAATGGGCTTGGGGAGCCGAGGTCTTGGGGACTGAGGGATGTGGCACtgtgcagggaggaggcaggTCTGCAGGGAAATCTTCACAGGAGTGTGGAGGGTGGCCATGTGGTTGGAGGTGTCCCCTGCCAAGGCTGACACCTCAAGGAGGAGctcagggatggtgggggaggcCTAAGAGGATAAAGGGGCAGTGGGTTGGGGAGCTGTGGCAGGAGCTGAAGGAGCGAAGGCGCTGGCTTTGGTCAGGTGTCCCCAGTGAGGATGGGCATTGGCATTGGTGTGACCAGGAAGGAGTGAGAACAGAGTGTCGGAAGGTTGCAGAGCAGGGGACCCATTCCTTTAGGGGCAGGCGCAGAGGGACTTCCCTCAACGCACACGATAGAGGTGAGGAAGcttctggaggaggtgaggaaagacTTGCCCGAGTCCAGGAAGAAAGAGCAAGGCTCACCAGGTGCCGATGGCGGTGGGGGTGACAGTCCAGGGGCTGTCTGTCTCCTGTAGGCCGCTGACTGTCCTCAGGCTGAGGGGTTTCCAGCCTGGGTTTGCATCCGTGGACTGTGGGAACTGGAAGCCAACGGGAGGAGAGTCTCGCTGAGCGCCTTCCAATTTCCGGGGTCCCCCTTTGGCGGCAGCAGGGCAGGGCCCTGGCGGAGGTTTAGAGTTGGGGCCTGTGTTTTCCCAGTGTCCCTGCTGGCCACATGTGAAGCAGGTGCCTGGAGGTGTGGAGGATGACATGGAGGACGCCTGTCTATGGGGTCTGTGGGGCCCTTGAATGAGTGCAGCTGCCCACACTTGGTATTCAGTCTGACCTCATTTTGAGTTTTGGGGTTTGGGGGGGaaataccggggattgaactcaggggcaccactgggccacacctcagccctattttgtattttatttagagacagggtctcactgagttgcttagccccttgctattgctgaggctggttttgaacctgcgatcctcctgcctcagcctcctgagctgctggcatgcaccatcacacccagcgaGTTTTTGGGTTTttgatcctcctctctcttcttgtGGACCCTGAAGGCTGGTCTTACAAGTTCATGTTGGGGGGTCTGGTCCGTCCCCAGGTTTGGAGCTTTTCTCTGATACCTGGGGCAGACTGGGAGGTGAAATGTCAGTGAGGTAGAGTCTGCCGTCTTCTGAGTCAGGGTTGTGGTTGGTGTATTTAATCACAGCCTCTGAGAGGCCAGGGAGGAAGGGGGCGGGGTTTCCACCAGCGCCTTACGTGATTTCTCTCATCTTTTCATAGTTGATGGCCTTTAAGGCAGCCGTTTCCATTCCCGCCCAGAGGCCCGGGATCAGGGCCTGGCTTGGTCCTGTGGGTGAAGTGGTGGTGGTTCCAGGTGGGGTCCGTGTGGGCAACTGCCCAGTGGTTGGCAGGATTTTGGCGTCTGCGTGGGCCTCAGCTGCCGACCAGATGCGATCCTTATACTCAGGAGAcacagaaaataagaatgacacAAACATCGTGCCCGGTGAGGGTGCAGGACTGCGAGATGTGTAGATTTTTCCTTCCAAAAGTTGGTCGGTTCCAAGTCTAAAGAGCCCAAAGGGTGAGAGGTCGCCTAGGGAGCCAGGAGGTGGACACCACAGTGCCTTCAGCACCTGCCACCTCGGGGAAGGGAGGACCTTGGAGGGAGCAGAAGTTCCCATGGGGGGAGCccccagggtgggggtggggtggggagggaagaaaaggggtGAAGGGAGTCAGGATGAGCGTAAGGAGGAGGTTGATTGTGAGGCTGGAGAGAGGAGGTTCCTCTTGGGGTCAAAatcatagggttagggttagggttggggataCCTGGAGGGGGGTTGGGGAGAAGAATGTGAAAAGCTGAGCAGTTCTGGCAGAGAGAAGGCCTGGAGCCAGAGGCCTGGAAATAGGGGACCTCGGACCATTTGCCATTGTGGTGGAGAACATCTTCAAGGTCCTGGAGAATTGGGAAGTCAAATGTGCTGTTTTCTGGCCAGTACCTGTCCTTGTCCATTTGCAGGAGGCCAGGCAGGACCACAGAGGAGCACCCGTCTTTCAGGTCTGACTGGCTGGGAGCCCCAGGGTCTGGGTGTGTTTGGGAAGGAACCCCAAGGGGACATCTCATGGGTACTTTGGGGGGGTCTGGCCCATGCTGGACAAATGGATGGAGGAGGGCCCCCAAGGATTCCAAAATCAAGGGGCATCTCCACAAGAATTGTGTTTCTCTGATGCTTTTCCAGGATCCATGGGTGGAGGGACAGGTGAGGGAGGGGTGTCCCTTAAAGAAAGCCTGTCATTGCCACGACGTGGTGGCAGGGGTTTCTCTCACCCAGTGCTGGGATTTGCCAGAGGAAGAGTATCCAAGGAGAGAGAGACCGAGGCAGGGATTCCAAGAATCCAAGGGAGCTGGAGGGGGTCACTCACCCAATAGGCGAGGGCCAGTGGAGAAGTCCAGGAATGTGAGTGGTCCTTACtggggggagaggaaggagaatgagaggggggAAGAAAGGGACACTGGGTCAAGGTCAAGGGAAGGCCGGAAGGGCCACCTATGGTGGTAACCTCCAACACTGGTCTGGGTTTCAGCACCCAAACATAAGGAAAGAAGGGAATGAAGgaaatggggtgggggaggaggggcccagcaggGACCCCGGTTTATTCTGTACAAACCTGCTGAGGGGGCCCAGTGGAGAGGTCGTGTTCCACTTTCAGCCTGGGGTAGGTAAGCGAGGATGAGAGAGTGGGGGGGTTTTGAGGTTAGGTCGTGGCTACGGGGTTGTCAGGGAAGGGTCCTCCATTCTTGGAGGTGGCCACTGTTCCGTGGGGAACCTGGTATGTTCAGGACTCCAGTCCCAGGTAGCAGTCTCCTTTCTTTGCGTGCTGATGGAGCACTGCCTGGGGTTTAAGGTCAGGCTGAGTCACAGTGACTGGGAGGCGACTCTTGTTCTAAGGTGGAGGACATGTTTCAGAACCGTGTCGCCTGTGTCAGGTTCCACCTAACACCCATGACTAACTCAGTTTTGTAAGTTTGAGCCACTAAAATATCTTCTGACTATCCTGAGTTGTGCTCCCTGTGGCAAGGCACCTGGTCAGCAGGTGACACAGGACGAATGGAGACAGCAACTGAACATGCAATAATACCCCGTACCTTTCTTTACCTTCGGGGATCTGCCAGGAGTGAGGATTCTACTCATCCTGCTGCCATCAGAGACCTGAGGGTTGAGGACTGTGGGTGGGATTTGGAGGCCACAAGGAGACCCTCAGGAACAAGCCAGTGCTTCGCTCATTCCTCCCATAACAGTTACTGAGCACCCACAGGGGCAGTTGGGTCTTGGACTGTGTAGTACTGGGAATTCTGGAACTAATACTCAAGAAGTTAAAGACCAACTTACAAGCAAGACTCTGTTATGCAATGCGAGACACGCTGCCCTGGGGCTGCGGGCACTGGTGGAGGCATGGTTAGTTTTGCTGGGCTGGGGTGAGGTGCCGGTCTGGAAAGACCTCACTGGGAAGCTGTCCTTTGAGCTGAATCTTGAgataagaggaggaggggagagtacATTCCAATCCAGAGAAGAGCTGGAGCAAAGGTTCAAAGTACTAGGTGAGCATGGGCAGAGCAGAGAATTTAGAGTCCAGAATATTCTCCAGGAAGTCTGCTTGTCTTTATGTGAAGAACAACCTCTGCAGCTATTAGTCTATATCATCCTCATCAACATCATCTAAGCTTACATTTATACAACTGAGGATGTGGCAGACACTCTGCTAAATGCTTTATTcacattgtttaaaaaacaacaaccctGAAAGGTAGCTATTAGGAATACCAATCTACAGGGAAGAAGCGGAGGGTTAAAGAATTTGGGAACGGTGGCTCACAACTGATTCCAGGaactcagaagcctgaggcaggaaaattgcaagttccagaccggcctgggcaacttagggagctcctgtctcaaaataaaaatcaataaaaagggctggggatgagcttggcatgtgaggccctgggttcaatgccacacatgcgcacacacacacacacacacacacacacacaggatattCATCCAGCCAGGtatgatggcgcatgcctgtaatccagtggctcaggaggctgaggccggaggatagcaagttcaaagccagcctcagcaacagtgaggccctaggcaactcattgagaccctgtctctaaataaaatatcgaacatggctgaggatgtggctcagttggtagagtgcttgcctcgcatgcagaatggcctgggttcaattcccagcaccacaaaaaaagaaagtaaacaaacaaaaatagggctggggggctggggatgtggctcaagtggtagcgcgctcgcctggcatgcgtgcggcccgggttcaatcctcagcaccacataccaacaaagatgtgtcggccgaaaactaaaaaattttaaaaattaaaaaaaaaaaatagggctggggctatggctcagtggtcaagtgcccctgagttcaatctctggtaccaaaaaggaaccatcatcatcatccaaaagcccttattattattattttttcccttctgtgttgctggggatcaaaccctggaCCTTGTTCATACCAGGTGAAGGACGATGCTCTTATCATTCTctatatttccagtttttttctttccatttgcttTGTAGATGATTTGTGGGGAGAGCGTGATGGAGTGCACTTTttttctcgtgtgtgtgtgtgtgtgtgtgtgtgtgtgtgtgtgcgcgtgtgtgtgcacgcgcgctcATACCCAAGGGCCTAAGCAAGCCTTGCTCCTGTCCAGGGAACACTCACTGGAAGTCACCCGTTGGGCTTCCCCATGTCCTCATGATGTTCCAGCAACAAGATTCTGTACAACCTGAACCAAGGAACCAAGCGTGAGatgattctcctcctcctcctcctcctcctcttcctcctccttcttctccttctccttctttttttaaatgagaaatattaaACCAAAGAAGAACCAaagcacattttgtttttaaagagagtgagagaggagagagagagaatttttaatatttatttttcagttttcggcggacacaacatctttgtttgtatgtggtgctgaggatcgaacccgggccgcacgcatgccaggcatgggcacgctaccgcttgagccacatcccaaagcACATTCAGAAGTGTTCATTTAACCATCACCGCTGCCCAAGACGTTTGCCTGGAAACTGTGCTAgtaaagttgtttctttttttaaaatggaaagtgGTTTTTTAAGTCAGTAAAAGGAAGAGGAGTGTCGTGGGAGGGGTTGACGAGGTTCAGGTTTGAGGGTGTCTAGAGAACGCAAACCTCATTTTACAGTGATgtcagggaaagggaaagggacgTCATTCTGCCCAGCCCTGAGCCAGCCCAGCCTTACCACGAGGCCTCCGTGACTAGGAGGGTTTCTGAACAGAGTACAGATGCGTTCTATTTTAAGATGAACTGCGTCGGGTGAGGATGAATTAGAAGGGAAAGGATTTACAGGAGATTCTGGTTTCTGGCTTGGGAGTTATGTTAAAATCCGGGGCTGCTGCTCAGGGTGGAGCGCCTGCCTGGCAGGCACAGTGCCCGGGTTCAGTCCCCTGCACTGCCaaacaagagaaaaaggaaaatctggAGGTGGGGCTAGGGGTGTAGAGGATGGGCTTAGCAtaca from Ictidomys tridecemlineatus isolate mIctTri1 chromosome 8, mIctTri1.hap1, whole genome shotgun sequence carries:
- the LOC144366229 gene encoding uncharacterized protein LOC144366229, whose translation is MPPPVPAAPGQRVSHCITESCFKDHSHSWTSPLALAYWYKDRIWSAAEAHADAKILPTTGQLPTRTPPGTTTTSPTGPSQALIPGLWAGMETAALKAINYEKMREITLPQVSEKSSKPGDGPDPPT